The following DNA comes from SAR202 cluster bacterium.
CGCCGTAGCCCAGGTGGCATGGGTCGCAACAGGGGACAACGCCGCCCGGCTACAGGCGCTGCTGGACCGCCCCAACCCGTTCTGGACGCGCGGCGACCTCTGGCGGGCGACGGAGTGCTACCTTGGGCTGTGGGGCTCCGCGTTCTGGGGCCTGGAACGCGACGAAGCCGGCGAGGTCTCCGAGATATGGCCGCTGAGGCCGGACAGGATGCGCGTGGTGCCGGACTCCAGGCGATACATCCGCGGCTTTGTGTACGTGAGCAATGGCGTCCCAACGGCCTCGTACACGCCGGACGACGTCGTGTGGATGCGGTACTTCAACCCGCTGGATGAGTACTCCGGGCTGTCCCCCATCGCGCCGCTGCGTCTCTCCGCGGACATGGGAATGGACGCGCTCCGGGCAAGCCGGAACAACCTCCGCAACGACAGCATGCCCGGGATGTTCATCGAGACGACGGATACCCCGGGCGACGACGAGATCACGGAGTTCTACGACCGTTGGGAGCGCCGCTACGGCGGTGTTGAGAATGTCCGCCGCCCCGCTCTGCTCAGCCCCGGCATGAGGGTGACATCCCTCGGCTTCAGTCCAAGGGAGATGGAGTACCTGCATACGCTTCGCTGGGGCCTGGAAGACATCGCCCGCGTTTACGGCGTCCCGAAGCCGATGCTGGGCGACATCGAGCATCTGAATATGTCCAACTTCGCGACGGCGCGGCGCGTCTTCTGGGAAGACACGATCGTCCCTCAGCTGGTGATGTACCGAGAGGCGATGAGCCGGTGGTTAGGGACTGTCAACTTCGACCTGAGCGGCATTGAGGCGCTGCGCGAAAACGAGAACGACAAGGCGACCCGCCGCGCCCTGTACGTGAGCCACGGCATCTTGACGCCGCAAGAGGTGCGGCAGGAGATGGGACTGGTATAAGGGGTGAGGGGTGTTGGGTGTTAGGTGTTTGGTTCGAGCCAACACCTAACACCCAACACCTAAAACCGGCTCCGATGGAGGACGCGCGGTGGCTGGCCTACGGCCGGTTCGAGAGCTGGAAGACGTTCCCTTCCGGGTCCTTCCCGTCGCACGTCTTCACGCCCGGGCCGTCGCCCGGGTCCTTCCCCATTTCGATGCCCTTTGCGATCATCTCGGCGCGGACCTTCGACACTTCCTCGCAATAGAATGCGATCTTCGTCTGGTTGGCAACGTTGCCCTTGGCCTTGTGCAGGGCCAGGTGGGCGACG
Coding sequences within:
- a CDS encoding phage portal protein; amino-acid sequence: MMKGEEEMKTGWMSRFKFAMGGMRAGRAGSKNKRASRVAPALSARWERESGAGAAWTPAHYGEYFARSAMVYAAIKVRQDAVAQVAWVATGDNAARLQALLDRPNPFWTRGDLWRATECYLGLWGSAFWGLERDEAGEVSEIWPLRPDRMRVVPDSRRYIRGFVYVSNGVPTASYTPDDVVWMRYFNPLDEYSGLSPIAPLRLSADMGMDALRASRNNLRNDSMPGMFIETTDTPGDDEITEFYDRWERRYGGVENVRRPALLSPGMRVTSLGFSPREMEYLHTLRWGLEDIARVYGVPKPMLGDIEHLNMSNFATARRVFWEDTIVPQLVMYREAMSRWLGTVNFDLSGIEALRENENDKATRRALYVSHGILTPQEVRQEMGLV